In Bosea sp. PAMC 26642, the DNA window GGATGATCTACTGGGCCAACCAGCATACCGCTCTCGTGGCCGGCATCTGGTGGTGGATCGCCTTTCCGGTGGCGCTGGTGGCGATGACCTTCATCGGCCTGTTCCTGCTCGCTGTCTCGATGAACGAGTATATCGACCCGCGCAGCCGCCTCGCCCGAATGGGAGGCAGCCGATGAGCGATGCGGGCAATGCGGTGCCGGTGCTGCAGGTCCGTGACCTCCAGGCGCATTTCCGTACCCATTATTTCGGCGTCAACCGCGAGGTCAGGGCGGTGGACGGCGTCACCTTCGAGGTCAACCGCAACGAGATCTACGGTCTTGCGGGCGAGTCCAGCTCCGGCAAGACGACCCTGGTCAAGACGATCGCGGGGCTGCTGAAGCCGCCACTCGAAATGGTCGGTGGTTCGGCCCGCTTTTCCTTCCTGCCGGATTGGGACGCGATCGGCCGGGCGCCACCGGACGTGGTGCGCGCCATCCGCTGGCGCCACCTCTCCTACATCATGCAGGGCTCGATGAACGTGCTGAATCCGCTCAGGCGGGTCAGGTACAGTTTTCGCGACTTCGCCTGGCGCCATCTCGGCGGCAGCAAGGCCGAATTCGACTCACGGGTCGTAGCGCATCTGGAGCGCGTCAAGCTCGATCCGTCTGTGCTCGACGCCTATCCGCACGAGCTTTCCGGCGGTATGCGCCAGCGCGTGGTGATCGCGCTCGCGACGATCTGCAGGCCGGATTTCATCATTGCCGATGAACCGACCACGGCCCTCGACGTGGTGGTGCAGAAAGACGTGCTGGCGATGATCCGCACGATCCAGTGCGAGATGGGCTCGAGCGTACTGTTCATCACCCACGACATGGGCGTCCATGCCGCCCTGACCGACCGGCTCGGCATCATGTATGCGGGGCGGCTGGTCGAGGACGGCGAGACGCCCGAGATCTTTTCGCGGCCGCTGCATCCCTATACGCGGCACCTGATCGCGAGCCTGCCGCGTATCGGCGACACGCAGCAACGCGAGGGCCTCGAAGGGACCCCGCCCAATCTGGCGGCGCCTCCGCCCGGCTGCCGCTTCCATCCGCGCTGTCCGCTGGCGATGCCGATCTGTGTAACCACCGCGCCTGCCATGATCGAGACCCTTCCCGGCCACCGGGTCGCCTGCCACGCCGTTAACGAAGGGGCGGCGGCATGAGCGCGCTGCTCGAACTCGACCGGGTCAGCAAGAGCTTCTCG includes these proteins:
- a CDS encoding ABC transporter ATP-binding protein; translation: MSDAGNAVPVLQVRDLQAHFRTHYFGVNREVRAVDGVTFEVNRNEIYGLAGESSSGKTTLVKTIAGLLKPPLEMVGGSARFSFLPDWDAIGRAPPDVVRAIRWRHLSYIMQGSMNVLNPLRRVRYSFRDFAWRHLGGSKAEFDSRVVAHLERVKLDPSVLDAYPHELSGGMRQRVVIALATICRPDFIIADEPTTALDVVVQKDVLAMIRTIQCEMGSSVLFITHDMGVHAALTDRLGIMYAGRLVEDGETPEIFSRPLHPYTRHLIASLPRIGDTQQREGLEGTPPNLAAPPPGCRFHPRCPLAMPICVTTAPAMIETLPGHRVACHAVNEGAAA